Proteins encoded together in one Prochlorococcus marinus str. MIT 9211 window:
- the argB gene encoding acetylglutamate kinase: MDQSFSSHQFEHNHSEKDSTRVSVLSEALPYIQKFVGRRIVIKYGGAAMSSETLKKAVFRDIALLTSVGAQPVIVHGGGPQINQWLERFGIKSKFRDGLRVTDEQTMDIVEMVLAGRVNKQIIKGLNQLGAKSVGLSGIDGGLIEGRQLDNGSHGLVGEVAKVHTEVIEPLLSKGYIPVISSVAASKQGDSLNINADTVAGEIAAALGAEKLILLTDILGILRDKSDQTSLIRHIRLQEARELIEKGIVNGGMMPKIGCCIRALAQGVAAAHIIDGRIPHALLLEIFTDAGIGTMITGRG; the protein is encoded by the coding sequence GTGGATCAATCATTTTCCAGCCATCAATTTGAACATAATCATTCTGAGAAAGATTCAACAAGAGTCTCAGTACTCAGTGAAGCCCTTCCATACATACAAAAATTCGTAGGGCGGCGAATTGTTATCAAATATGGTGGGGCAGCAATGTCAAGCGAAACTCTTAAAAAGGCAGTTTTTAGAGACATTGCATTGCTTACAAGTGTTGGAGCCCAACCAGTCATAGTTCATGGTGGAGGTCCTCAAATCAACCAATGGCTGGAGCGATTTGGCATCAAAAGTAAGTTTCGTGATGGCTTACGGGTAACTGATGAGCAAACCATGGATATTGTCGAAATGGTTCTTGCAGGAAGAGTTAATAAGCAGATTATTAAAGGACTAAATCAGCTGGGGGCCAAATCCGTTGGATTATCTGGAATTGATGGAGGTTTAATTGAAGGCCGCCAACTAGACAATGGCAGTCATGGCCTAGTCGGTGAAGTAGCCAAAGTCCATACAGAAGTAATTGAACCTCTTCTATCCAAAGGCTATATCCCCGTCATTTCCAGTGTTGCAGCTTCAAAGCAGGGGGACTCCTTAAATATCAATGCAGATACAGTTGCAGGAGAAATTGCTGCAGCTCTTGGTGCAGAAAAACTAATCCTACTCACAGATATCCTAGGTATTCTACGGGATAAGTCTGACCAAACTTCACTTATACGGCATATACGTCTACAGGAAGCAAGAGAACTCATTGAGAAAGGAATAGTTAATGGTGGAATGATGCCTAAAATCGGCTGCTGCATTCGAGCACTAGCTCAAGGAGTTGCTGCCGCCCATATTATTGATGGCCGCATACCACACGCCTTACTACTAGAAATATTTACCGATGCCGGCATTGGAACAATGATTACAGGTAGAGGTTAA
- a CDS encoding DUF2854 domain-containing protein yields the protein MNKNFSPATIISIVGGVLAVIGLISYFSNAANLSVPTFFYGVPILLIGLALKSSELSPAKCKNSSSEFKALKEKLPKEIQDLVNDVTRFRYGQRVHLESSLQVLKLWNEAKPPQLQEIELLERGNGYGIQMKFKFNGVPITKWEDKKDRLGRFFAKNLNANITSDTSGEIELTLLPKETLTENSSQASIQ from the coding sequence ATGAATAAAAATTTTTCTCCAGCAACTATCATTTCCATTGTAGGGGGGGTGCTTGCTGTAATTGGCCTTATTTCGTACTTCAGTAATGCTGCCAATTTAAGTGTGCCTACTTTTTTTTATGGCGTTCCGATACTCCTTATAGGACTTGCTTTAAAGAGTTCAGAACTTTCTCCAGCTAAATGCAAAAACTCATCTTCAGAATTTAAGGCCCTCAAAGAAAAACTTCCAAAAGAGATACAAGACCTTGTTAATGATGTAACAAGATTTCGCTATGGACAAAGAGTTCACCTTGAATCATCTCTACAGGTTTTAAAGCTCTGGAATGAAGCCAAGCCTCCTCAACTTCAAGAGATAGAGCTTTTAGAAAGAGGAAATGGCTATGGAATTCAGATGAAGTTTAAATTTAATGGGGTGCCAATAACAAAGTGGGAAGATAAAAAAGATCGTCTAGGAAGGTTCTTTGCCAAAAACTTGAATGCGAATATAACTTCCGATACTTCAGGAGAAATTGAACTCACACTTCTTCCCAAAGAAACTCTCACAGAAAACTCTAGTCAAGCCTCTATTCAATAA
- a CDS encoding single-stranded DNA-binding protein → MNHCLLEVVVKQAPTIRYTQDNKTPIAEMEVGFEGLRADAPQGFIKVLGWGNLAQELQNNIQVGQKLILEGRLRMNTVPRQDGTKEKKAEFTLSRFHNVSQNINNSNAGTKSNTPNPEQHNQRTQSSASPGNNPELANWDSSPLVPDTDEIPF, encoded by the coding sequence ATGAATCACTGCTTACTAGAAGTTGTTGTAAAGCAAGCCCCGACAATCCGATATACCCAAGACAATAAAACTCCCATAGCAGAAATGGAAGTTGGTTTTGAGGGCCTACGTGCAGACGCTCCGCAAGGGTTTATAAAAGTTCTTGGGTGGGGGAACCTGGCACAAGAACTTCAAAATAATATCCAAGTTGGGCAAAAGCTTATTCTGGAAGGGCGATTAAGGATGAATACAGTTCCACGTCAAGACGGGACTAAGGAAAAAAAAGCAGAGTTCACCCTTAGCAGGTTTCATAATGTGTCCCAAAACATTAATAATTCGAATGCAGGGACAAAATCGAATACTCCAAATCCTGAACAACACAATCAAAGAACTCAGTCCTCTGCCTCACCTGGTAATAACCCAGAGCTAGCTAATTGGGACAGCTCCCCACTAGTCCCAGATACAGACGAGATCCCATTCTAA
- a CDS encoding precorrin-6A/cobalt-precorrin-6A reductase: MHSRKNCQRRLWLLTGTGEGPSLAKAFIGKGWQVSVSVVSYEASLSYFGLGLESLWVGKLEGVEGISAVLKNADKASKGFDCIIDATHPFAGVISANLKIASSIHGLRLIRYERFCWKFV, translated from the coding sequence ATGCACAGTCGAAAAAATTGCCAGCGTCGTCTTTGGTTGTTAACCGGAACTGGAGAGGGACCGTCTCTTGCGAAAGCCTTTATTGGTAAAGGGTGGCAAGTAAGTGTCAGTGTTGTCTCTTACGAAGCTTCTTTGTCATATTTTGGATTGGGTCTTGAATCTTTGTGGGTTGGCAAACTAGAAGGGGTTGAAGGTATTTCTGCTGTTTTAAAGAATGCGGATAAAGCTAGTAAGGGTTTTGATTGCATCATTGATGCAACGCATCCCTTCGCAGGTGTAATAAGCGCAAATCTCAAAATAGCGTCTTCAATCCATGGCCTTCGGCTTATTCGTTATGAACGTTTTTGTTGGAAATTTGTCTGA
- a CDS encoding precorrin-6A/cobalt-precorrin-6A reductase: MSGFNLAGQKLLLAIGSKYLSQAVIVVRNAGAIPFARVLPRVASLTKSLSSQLPEDHLAVVQPSDGVKLGLLEKALCRKWSIDGVLCRQSGGLTQEIWQSICSKEKIDLWMIARPSSPSGIEIANTLEALFKCLEI, encoded by the coding sequence TTGTCTGGCTTCAACTTGGCAGGACAAAAACTTTTGTTGGCTATTGGATCTAAATATTTGTCTCAGGCTGTAATTGTTGTTCGCAATGCTGGTGCAATACCTTTTGCAAGGGTATTGCCTAGAGTTGCTAGCCTGACAAAATCTTTATCTTCTCAGTTGCCAGAAGATCACTTGGCGGTTGTTCAGCCAAGTGATGGCGTTAAGTTAGGCTTATTAGAAAAGGCTCTTTGCAGGAAATGGTCTATAGATGGAGTCTTATGTAGGCAATCTGGCGGGTTGACACAAGAAATTTGGCAATCAATTTGCTCAAAAGAAAAAATAGACTTATGGATGATTGCTCGACCTTCTTCTCCTTCAGGGATAGAGATTGCAAATACTTTAGAAGCTTTATTTAAATGCCTGGAGATTTAA
- the cutA gene encoding divalent-cation tolerance protein CutA: MVTTEKDIAKAKSMARSLLNKKFAACISFKEVRSIYWWENSLEESNEVQLQIKTSKDKFNLLLKEVKSLHSYDLPEIISWSASCDKEYANWLNQSLLDY; the protein is encoded by the coding sequence GTGGTTACAACCGAGAAGGACATTGCAAAAGCAAAGTCTATGGCAAGGAGCTTATTAAATAAGAAATTTGCAGCTTGTATAAGTTTCAAAGAGGTCAGATCTATTTATTGGTGGGAAAACTCTTTAGAAGAAAGTAATGAAGTCCAGCTTCAAATTAAAACTTCTAAGGATAAGTTTAATCTTCTTTTAAAGGAGGTTAAATCTTTGCACTCTTATGACTTACCTGAAATTATCTCTTGGAGTGCTTCTTGCGATAAGGAATATGCTAATTGGCTTAATCAATCTCTTTTGGATTATTAA